A section of the Pseudomonas flavescens genome encodes:
- a CDS encoding putative 2-aminoethylphosphonate ABC transporter substrate-binding protein, with product MFKRIALATGLLAAGALHAQAATELTVYSALEVEQLKPYQQAFEKQHPDIRIKWVRDSTGIVTAKLLAEKDRPQADAVWGLAGSSLAILKQQGMLEAYAPASLDKIGANYRDSDNPPSWVGMDVWAASICFNTIEAEKQGLPKPTKWEDLTDPVYKGKIVMPNPASSGTGYLDVSAWLQIFGEDGGWAYMDKLHQNIGQYTHSGSKPCKQAAAGEFPIGISFEYPAVQLKRKGAPLAIVLPKEGLGWEIEASAIIKGTQHLDAARKLADFAASREAMELYKANFAVLAQPAIAERFQELPADYEQRLINNDFNWASENRERILAEWRKRYDGKSEPVSQ from the coding sequence ATGTTCAAGCGCATCGCCCTTGCCACTGGCCTGCTCGCCGCTGGCGCCCTGCATGCCCAGGCCGCCACCGAACTGACTGTCTACAGCGCTCTGGAAGTCGAACAGCTCAAGCCTTATCAGCAGGCATTCGAGAAGCAGCACCCCGATATCCGCATCAAATGGGTACGCGATTCCACCGGGATCGTCACTGCCAAACTGCTGGCCGAGAAGGATCGCCCACAGGCCGATGCCGTCTGGGGCCTGGCGGGTTCCAGCCTGGCTATCCTCAAGCAGCAGGGCATGCTCGAAGCTTACGCACCGGCCAGCCTGGACAAGATCGGCGCCAACTACCGCGACAGCGACAATCCGCCGTCCTGGGTGGGCATGGACGTGTGGGCCGCGAGCATCTGCTTCAACACCATCGAGGCCGAAAAACAGGGCTTGCCGAAGCCGACCAAGTGGGAAGACCTGACCGATCCGGTCTACAAGGGCAAGATCGTCATGCCCAACCCGGCGTCTTCCGGCACCGGCTACCTGGACGTCAGCGCCTGGCTGCAGATCTTCGGCGAAGACGGCGGCTGGGCCTACATGGACAAGCTGCACCAGAACATCGGCCAGTACACCCATTCCGGTTCAAAACCCTGCAAGCAGGCCGCCGCCGGCGAGTTTCCCATCGGCATCTCCTTCGAGTACCCGGCCGTTCAGCTCAAGCGCAAGGGTGCGCCGCTGGCCATCGTGCTGCCCAAGGAGGGCCTGGGTTGGGAGATCGAGGCGAGCGCGATCATCAAGGGCACTCAGCACTTGGATGCAGCCAGGAAGCTTGCCGACTTCGCTGCCAGCCGGGAGGCCATGGAACTGTACAAGGCCAACTTCGCCGTACTGGCTCAGCCGGCCATCGCCGAGCGGTTTCAGGAACTGCCGGCCGACTACGAGCAACGCCTGATCAACAACGATTTCAACTGGGCCTCGGAGAACCGCGAGCGGATTCTCGCCGAATGGCGCAAGCGCTATGACGGCAAGTCCGAGCCGGTCAGTCAGTAA
- a CDS encoding aromatic ring-hydroxylating oxygenase subunit alpha — MSNKQTVIDLISQRKARHSLPRELYSDPQVYRQDLEQIWHKDWIFAGHTFEVAKPGQYFTLQIGDYPVVVVGGKNGQVHAFHNACRHRGAKVCEHEQGKVAKLVCPYHKWTYELDGNLLFAGNMGTDFDKTQYNLKPVHCEIVESFIYVCVATKAPDFDSFRSAVKPFIAPHFLDNCKVAFKSDLIERGNWKLVFENNRECYHCDGTHPELLNSFVENLSVAGVGGEDDPELSAHWARCERAGMPSKLVMDINGRFRMTRIPLSAGAVSYTMDGKPAVNGRLDKSGEADIGALLYFNYPSTWNHFLGDHALSFRVLPIGPNETLVTTKWLVPESAVEGVDYDIERLTKVWIATNDQDRQLVEGTQAGVNSPSYEPGPYSEIAENGVCQFDDWYCATMLERLRGPIALKSVG, encoded by the coding sequence ATGAGTAACAAGCAAACCGTCATCGACCTGATCTCTCAACGCAAAGCCCGACACTCGCTACCCCGTGAGCTGTACAGTGATCCCCAGGTCTATCGCCAGGATCTGGAGCAGATCTGGCACAAGGATTGGATCTTCGCCGGCCATACATTCGAAGTCGCCAAACCTGGCCAGTACTTCACCTTGCAGATCGGGGATTACCCGGTCGTTGTGGTAGGTGGCAAGAACGGCCAGGTGCATGCCTTTCATAACGCTTGCCGCCACCGTGGCGCCAAGGTCTGCGAGCACGAACAGGGTAAAGTAGCCAAGCTCGTATGCCCTTATCACAAGTGGACTTACGAGCTGGACGGCAACCTGTTGTTCGCTGGCAACATGGGCACTGACTTCGATAAAACCCAGTACAACCTGAAGCCCGTGCACTGCGAAATCGTCGAAAGCTTCATCTATGTCTGTGTCGCCACCAAGGCACCCGACTTCGACTCTTTCCGCAGCGCGGTAAAGCCCTTCATCGCGCCGCACTTTCTGGATAACTGCAAAGTCGCCTTCAAATCCGACCTGATCGAACGAGGCAACTGGAAGCTGGTTTTCGAGAATAACCGCGAGTGCTACCACTGCGACGGCACACACCCAGAGCTGCTCAATTCCTTCGTGGAGAACCTCTCAGTCGCAGGCGTGGGTGGCGAAGACGACCCGGAACTGAGCGCCCACTGGGCTCGCTGCGAACGAGCCGGTATGCCAAGCAAGCTGGTCATGGACATCAACGGCCGCTTCCGCATGACCCGCATCCCGCTCTCCGCTGGTGCAGTGAGCTACACGATGGATGGCAAGCCCGCCGTCAATGGTCGGCTCGACAAAAGCGGCGAAGCTGACATCGGTGCCCTGCTCTATTTCAATTACCCGTCCACTTGGAACCATTTTTTGGGCGACCACGCACTGAGTTTCCGAGTGCTGCCCATTGGCCCGAACGAAACCCTGGTTACTACAAAGTGGCTGGTGCCAGAGTCAGCGGTCGAGGGTGTGGATTACGACATCGAGCGCCTGACCAAGGTGTGGATCGCAACCAACGATCAGGATCGTCAGTTGGTCGAGGGCACTCAGGCCGGCGTCAATTCGCCTTCCTACGAACCAGGCCCATACTCGGAAATTGCCGAAAATGGCGTATGCCAATTCGATGATTGGTACTGCGCAACCATGCTAGAGCGCCTCCGCGGGCCGATTGCGCTGAAGTCTGTGGGCTGA
- a CDS encoding TIGR03364 family FAD-dependent oxidoreductase, which translates to MSQHDCDLLIVGAGILGLAHAWAGVRRGLKVRVFERSHTPLGASIRNFGQALVTGQAPGPMLDLARQSHGLWAHLGAAAGLSMKKQGSLVLARTEAEEAMLEAFCAGRAQEFGYRTELLRGAALDSLYDGRFAHHRAALHGLDDQQLFSREALPQIIDYLAGQGVEFHFSTLVRDVEPGSALTTTGRFSARHIVVCSGHDYQTLLAEPMARLQPSVCRLQMLRARLAQPLDLQHAVLTGLSCVHYGAFSDLPEAEAIRTEIRRDYPILEERGIHLLISPTPYGELIIGDSHDYGSDAAPFNEEGVDDLLIGLAEHTLGGRLHVLERWQGVYGTRGPGPFSVLPAADGVTAVLMHTGLGMSVGLGLGERTVAALLGESEWPEAHAV; encoded by the coding sequence ATGAGTCAGCACGACTGTGACCTGCTGATCGTAGGTGCCGGCATCCTGGGCCTTGCGCATGCCTGGGCGGGTGTGCGCCGCGGCCTCAAGGTTCGCGTATTCGAACGCAGCCATACGCCTCTGGGTGCATCCATTCGCAATTTCGGTCAGGCCCTGGTGACCGGCCAGGCGCCCGGCCCGATGCTCGACCTGGCGCGCCAGTCCCACGGCCTTTGGGCGCACTTGGGCGCGGCCGCCGGGCTGTCGATGAAGAAACAGGGTTCCTTGGTGCTGGCCCGCACCGAAGCCGAAGAGGCCATGCTGGAGGCATTCTGCGCCGGTCGTGCCCAAGAGTTTGGCTACCGCACCGAACTACTGCGCGGAGCAGCCCTCGACAGTCTTTATGACGGCCGCTTCGCTCATCACCGCGCAGCCCTGCATGGCCTGGACGACCAGCAACTTTTCTCCCGGGAAGCGCTGCCACAGATCATCGATTACCTGGCCGGCCAGGGCGTTGAATTCCACTTCTCGACGCTGGTGCGGGACGTCGAGCCTGGCAGTGCCCTGACGACCACGGGGCGCTTTTCGGCGCGGCACATCGTCGTCTGCTCCGGCCACGACTATCAGACCCTGCTGGCCGAGCCGATGGCCAGGTTGCAGCCTTCGGTGTGTCGCCTGCAGATGCTGCGGGCTCGGTTGGCGCAGCCGCTGGACCTGCAGCACGCCGTGCTCACGGGCCTGAGCTGCGTGCATTACGGCGCATTCAGTGACCTGCCCGAGGCCGAAGCGATTCGTACGGAGATACGTCGCGATTACCCGATATTGGAAGAGCGCGGTATTCACCTGCTGATCAGCCCCACGCCCTACGGTGAATTGATCATCGGTGATTCCCATGACTACGGTAGCGATGCCGCGCCGTTCAACGAGGAGGGAGTGGATGATCTGCTCATCGGGCTGGCTGAGCACACCCTCGGCGGACGCCTGCACGTGCTCGAGCGCTGGCAGGGCGTATATGGCACGCGCGGTCCAGGCCCATTCAGCGTATTGCCTGCTGCCGATGGGGTGACTGCCGTGCTCATGCATACCGGGCTGGGCATGAGCGTGGGCCTCGGCCTGGGCGAGCGAACCGTTGCCGCGCTGCTTGGCGAGAGCGAGTGGCCCGAGGCGCACGCGGTGTAA
- a CDS encoding methyl-accepting chemotaxis protein, which yields MNIKQKLTWAFAAIACVPVVVVAIVVVVNLRAQAQDNFLDSSNREIRQIENAMNQFFDAIAQNVEYLAKSPKIQNARDLKSYVSADAAQTPMTETGKELLQLFDQFAATHPTTAYLSFANTDSTYVSWPDDPKMHSYDPRVRPWYKSALNSPGKVVRSPAYYWATDDVVLMATVRTVDDSQGKNLGVISLDVSLKQLTELVKQIKLGESGYLMLLESNGNVLVDPRDPAHGFKLISELGDGYTQLAGVQNGLVEVELGGVPYMANVWSSSTLGWRFIGLIERSEVMAKATSLTWQIAIIAAVLAVLFAIVGASFAGLIVKPIRSVAGGLEGIAQGEGDLTRNLDVRGNDETALLARWFNQFLGAIRTLVQRIGSASADLQTASDASTRVARDMNDAAGRQREAVELVSTAFNEMVATANEVARSCSHAASSADSGQRQVHDGQLQIDEATGSVSRLSENLQKSAQAMQVLEQDSKNINAILDTIRSIAEQTNLLALNAAIEAARAGEQGRGFAVVADEVRALAKRTADSTGEIDSLLGGLAKRTQDVTKQMQSSLSMSQQSVERIQQARDSFEQIRTSVDEIRDQNNQIATAAEEQHHVAEDINRHIAQIQTDAQLVEELAHSARSDSQRLESLSGELNGLVGRFRT from the coding sequence GTGAACATCAAACAGAAACTCACCTGGGCCTTCGCGGCCATAGCCTGTGTGCCCGTCGTGGTGGTCGCTATCGTGGTGGTCGTAAACCTTCGCGCTCAGGCGCAGGACAACTTCCTCGACAGCAGCAATCGAGAAATTCGTCAGATCGAAAACGCCATGAACCAGTTTTTCGACGCAATCGCACAGAACGTCGAATACTTGGCGAAAAGCCCGAAAATTCAGAACGCCCGAGACCTTAAGAGCTATGTCAGCGCCGATGCGGCTCAGACCCCGATGACAGAGACGGGCAAAGAGCTGCTGCAACTCTTCGATCAGTTCGCGGCTACCCACCCGACTACGGCGTATTTGTCCTTTGCCAATACAGATAGCACTTACGTCAGTTGGCCTGATGACCCCAAAATGCATAGCTACGATCCTCGCGTGCGGCCTTGGTACAAAAGCGCTTTGAACTCGCCAGGCAAAGTAGTACGCAGCCCTGCCTACTATTGGGCGACCGACGATGTAGTGTTGATGGCCACCGTCCGCACCGTTGATGACAGCCAGGGTAAAAACCTCGGGGTGATCAGCCTGGACGTTTCGCTCAAGCAGCTCACCGAACTGGTCAAGCAGATCAAGCTTGGCGAAAGTGGCTACCTGATGCTGCTGGAAAGCAACGGCAACGTGCTGGTCGACCCCCGCGATCCCGCCCATGGCTTCAAGTTGATCAGCGAGCTGGGCGACGGCTACACACAGTTGGCCGGCGTACAGAATGGCTTGGTCGAGGTAGAACTAGGCGGCGTGCCGTACATGGCCAACGTCTGGTCGTCGAGCACTCTGGGCTGGCGCTTTATCGGCCTGATCGAGCGCAGTGAAGTCATGGCCAAGGCCACCAGCCTGACCTGGCAGATCGCGATCATCGCGGCTGTGTTGGCCGTGCTGTTCGCCATCGTCGGTGCCAGCTTCGCCGGCCTGATTGTCAAACCGATCCGCAGCGTGGCCGGTGGCCTGGAAGGCATCGCCCAGGGCGAAGGCGACCTGACCCGCAACCTCGACGTGCGCGGCAATGACGAAACCGCCCTGCTGGCACGCTGGTTCAACCAGTTCCTCGGCGCCATCCGCACCCTGGTGCAACGCATCGGCAGCGCTTCGGCGGATCTGCAAACCGCCTCGGATGCCAGCACCCGCGTGGCCCGCGACATGAACGACGCCGCCGGCCGGCAGCGCGAGGCCGTGGAGCTGGTGTCCACCGCTTTCAACGAGATGGTCGCCACCGCCAACGAAGTGGCCCGTTCCTGCAGCCACGCAGCCTCCTCGGCCGACTCAGGCCAACGTCAGGTGCACGATGGTCAGTTGCAGATCGACGAAGCCACCGGCAGCGTCTCGCGGCTGAGCGAGAACCTGCAGAAGTCGGCCCAGGCCATGCAGGTGCTGGAGCAGGACAGCAAGAACATCAACGCCATCCTCGACACCATCCGCTCGATCGCCGAGCAGACCAACCTGCTGGCCCTCAACGCTGCCATCGAGGCCGCACGCGCGGGTGAACAGGGGCGTGGTTTCGCCGTGGTCGCCGACGAAGTACGCGCACTGGCGAAGCGCACGGCGGATTCAACCGGCGAGATCGACAGCCTGCTGGGTGGCCTGGCCAAACGCACTCAGGACGTGACCAAGCAGATGCAGAGCAGCCTGAGCATGTCGCAGCAGAGCGTCGAACGGATTCAGCAGGCTCGCGACAGCTTCGAGCAGATCCGCACCTCGGTGGACGAGATCCGCGATCAGAACAATCAGATCGCCACCGCAGCCGAAGAACAGCACCACGTGGCCGAAGACATCAACCGGCACATCGCGCAGATTCAGACCGACGCACAACTGGTCGAGGAACTGGCGCATTCGGCGCGCAGCGACTCACAGCGCCTGGAGTCGCTGTCCGGCGAATTGAATGGTCTGGTGGGGCGCTTCAGAACTTGA
- a CDS encoding putative 2-aminoethylphosphonate ABC transporter permease subunit codes for MEQVVTAQRVAKLSQRSTDTADRLFVLGGQWLLLVLLVLAVLLPLLAMLWRGLAGDPGQGGGLAAAGELFCSANFRWLLGNSLTSALAVVMIVLPLAYGFAYGLLRTCLPGKGLWRGISLLPLLAPSMLPGIALIYLFGNQGMLRDWIPDSIYGFWGIVLGQAIYTFPHALMVLLSALALADARLFDAASSMGASPWRAFRSITWPGSRQGVFAAGCLVFTLCITDFGVPVVVGGDYQVLALEAYKAVLGQQQFGRGALIGLFLLLPALFSFAVDFWLRRRQRDAMGGRAQVYHPQPRSGRDSAFLLLVLLVCTVLLGVFGMAVYSSLVKFWPYDLSLSLHNYAFSDLPGGWLAYRNSLLLATATALFGSVLIFTGSYLLEKTRQNPLTQVLRLLCFIPMAVPGLVLGLGYVFFFNLPANPLHGLYGSLALLVVCTVAHFLTTAQMSAAAALRQLDGEFESAALSLKVPLLRHFLRVTVPICLPALLDIVRYLFVSAMTTVSAVIFLYSPDSVVASVAVLNMDDAGNVGGAAAMSTLILLTSASVSLLLAWASRGLLRSSQAWRAAPGL; via the coding sequence ATGGAACAGGTCGTGACGGCGCAGCGTGTAGCGAAACTATCGCAGCGCTCGACGGATACCGCCGACCGGCTGTTCGTATTGGGCGGGCAATGGCTGTTGCTGGTGCTTCTGGTGCTGGCCGTGCTCCTGCCCTTGCTTGCCATGCTCTGGCGTGGGCTGGCAGGCGATCCGGGGCAGGGCGGCGGCCTGGCGGCTGCTGGAGAGCTATTCTGCAGTGCCAATTTTCGCTGGCTGCTCGGCAACAGCCTGACCAGTGCCCTGGCTGTGGTGATGATCGTGCTGCCACTGGCCTATGGCTTCGCTTACGGTCTGCTACGCACCTGCCTGCCGGGCAAGGGACTATGGCGCGGCATATCGCTGCTGCCTCTGCTGGCGCCCTCGATGTTGCCGGGTATCGCTTTGATCTACCTGTTCGGCAATCAGGGCATGCTGCGTGACTGGATACCTGACAGCATCTACGGCTTCTGGGGCATCGTGCTGGGCCAGGCCATCTACACTTTTCCCCATGCCCTGATGGTGTTGCTCAGCGCTTTGGCGCTGGCTGACGCCCGCCTGTTCGACGCCGCTTCGAGCATGGGCGCCTCGCCCTGGCGCGCTTTTCGCAGCATCACCTGGCCAGGTAGCCGGCAAGGGGTCTTCGCCGCTGGCTGCCTGGTGTTCACCCTGTGCATCACCGACTTCGGCGTGCCGGTGGTGGTCGGTGGCGACTATCAGGTGCTGGCGCTGGAAGCCTACAAGGCGGTGCTCGGCCAGCAGCAGTTTGGCCGTGGTGCTCTGATCGGGCTGTTCCTGCTGCTGCCGGCACTGTTCAGCTTCGCCGTCGACTTCTGGTTGCGCCGCCGTCAGCGCGATGCCATGGGCGGTCGTGCCCAGGTTTATCACCCCCAGCCCCGGTCGGGTCGCGACAGCGCCTTTCTGCTGCTGGTGTTACTGGTGTGTACGGTTCTGCTCGGCGTGTTCGGCATGGCGGTGTACTCGTCGCTGGTCAAATTCTGGCCCTACGACCTGTCGCTGTCGCTGCACAACTACGCGTTCTCGGATCTGCCCGGTGGCTGGCTGGCCTATCGCAACAGCCTGTTGCTGGCGACTGCCACGGCATTGTTCGGCAGTGTGCTGATCTTCACTGGCAGCTACTTGCTGGAAAAGACTCGGCAAAACCCGCTGACCCAGGTGCTGCGCCTGCTGTGCTTCATCCCTATGGCCGTGCCCGGATTGGTGCTCGGGTTGGGCTACGTCTTTTTCTTCAACCTGCCGGCCAATCCGCTGCATGGGCTTTATGGCAGCCTGGCGCTGCTGGTGGTGTGCACCGTGGCGCACTTTTTGACCACTGCGCAGATGAGCGCAGCCGCCGCGCTGCGCCAGCTCGACGGCGAGTTCGAGTCCGCAGCGCTGTCGTTGAAGGTGCCGCTGCTGCGCCACTTCCTGCGGGTTACGGTGCCGATCTGCCTGCCGGCGCTGCTGGATATCGTCCGCTATCTGTTCGTTTCAGCGATGACCACCGTCTCGGCGGTGATCTTCCTCTACAGCCCGGACAGCGTGGTGGCGTCCGTCGCCGTGCTGAACATGGACGATGCCGGCAACGTCGGCGGTGCCGCCGCCATGTCGACCCTCATTCTTCTCACCTCCGCCAGCGTATCGCTCCTGCTGGCCTGGGCTTCGCGCGGCTTGCTGCGAAGCTCCCAGGCCTGGCGTGCTGCGCCTGGCCTTTGA
- a CDS encoding methyl-accepting chemotaxis protein: MFPHLKVRTGMAAVLVVFVVALLFSVVNNWRSAELSHEQISELNRATRQIDGINNALLLAIRTSANVSSAFIESVGGHQQDSEARLVRSEGIWKEAIAKVESATADITDPVLQGYVRELKAAFTEYGEAIVGQRAATRSQSAADYFQVNIAAGNGMTKLQAVRVKLVDELDARSKQIIAQSAQRLTLSQTLAIALAVVTLVLAVLCWGFIASRVLRPLREAGEHFRRIAGGDLTQPVSVPGRNEIGELFVELQQMQTSQRDTLNLIAGSATQLASAAEQLNVVTEESNRGLQQQDQQLEQAATAVTEMTSAVEEVARNAVSTSQAATASDGLSQKSREQVRENIQGTHSMATEIQDSAERIQNLASEVQNISTVLDVIRSISEQTNLLALNAAIEAARAGEAGRGFAVVADEVRTLAHRTQTSTREIEQMIATVQNNAEQAASVMRSSTEKAQDTLKITQASGEMLEEIFSAIGQINERNLVIASAAEEQAQVAREVDRNLVAIRDLSAQSAAGALQTNSASHELSRLAVELSALVGRFRI; this comes from the coding sequence ATGTTTCCTCACCTGAAAGTCCGCACCGGAATGGCTGCGGTGCTTGTCGTGTTCGTCGTCGCGCTGCTGTTTTCGGTGGTCAACAACTGGCGATCGGCCGAGCTCAGTCACGAGCAGATCAGCGAGCTGAACCGCGCCACCCGGCAGATCGACGGCATCAACAACGCTCTGTTGCTGGCCATCCGCACCAGTGCCAACGTGTCGTCTGCGTTCATCGAGTCGGTGGGTGGGCATCAGCAGGATTCCGAGGCCCGCCTGGTACGCAGTGAGGGCATCTGGAAAGAGGCCATCGCCAAGGTCGAGTCCGCCACTGCCGACATCACCGACCCGGTATTGCAAGGCTATGTCCGTGAGTTGAAGGCGGCCTTCACCGAGTACGGCGAGGCCATCGTCGGCCAGCGTGCGGCTACCCGCTCGCAGTCTGCCGCTGATTACTTCCAGGTGAATATCGCTGCCGGTAATGGCATGACCAAGTTGCAGGCGGTGCGCGTCAAGCTGGTCGACGAACTGGATGCACGCAGCAAGCAGATCATCGCGCAGTCGGCGCAGCGCCTGACCCTCTCGCAGACCCTGGCGATCGCTCTTGCCGTGGTGACGCTGGTGCTGGCCGTGCTGTGCTGGGGCTTCATCGCTAGCCGCGTGCTGCGCCCTCTGCGCGAGGCGGGCGAGCATTTTCGGCGCATTGCCGGGGGCGACCTGACCCAGCCGGTGTCGGTGCCCGGGCGCAACGAAATCGGCGAGTTGTTCGTCGAGCTGCAGCAGATGCAGACCAGCCAGCGCGACACCCTGAACCTGATCGCAGGCTCCGCCACCCAGTTGGCGTCCGCGGCAGAGCAGCTCAACGTGGTGACTGAAGAGAGCAACCGCGGCCTGCAACAGCAGGACCAGCAACTCGAACAGGCCGCCACGGCAGTCACCGAAATGACCAGTGCGGTGGAGGAGGTGGCGCGCAATGCCGTGTCCACCTCCCAGGCCGCCACGGCCTCCGACGGCCTGTCGCAGAAGAGCCGCGAGCAGGTGCGGGAAAACATTCAGGGCACCCATTCGATGGCCACCGAGATTCAGGACAGCGCCGAGCGCATCCAGAACCTGGCCAGCGAAGTGCAGAACATCAGCACGGTACTGGACGTGATCCGCTCGATATCCGAGCAGACCAACCTGCTGGCGCTCAACGCCGCCATCGAAGCCGCACGCGCCGGTGAAGCAGGGCGTGGCTTCGCCGTGGTGGCCGACGAGGTGCGCACCCTGGCGCACCGCACCCAGACCTCGACCCGGGAAATCGAGCAGATGATCGCCACGGTGCAGAACAACGCCGAGCAGGCCGCCAGCGTCATGCGTTCGAGTACCGAAAAAGCCCAGGACACCCTGAAGATCACCCAGGCCAGTGGCGAAATGCTGGAAGAAATCTTCTCCGCCATCGGGCAGATCAACGAACGCAATCTGGTGATCGCCAGCGCTGCGGAAGAGCAGGCCCAGGTGGCCCGCGAAGTGGACCGCAATCTGGTGGCCATACGCGATCTCTCGGCTCAGTCAGCGGCTGGCGCGCTGCAAACCAACTCGGCCAGCCACGAGCTGTCGCGCCTGGCGGTGGAATTGAGTGCGCTGGTGGGGCGTTTTCGTATTTGA
- the phnX gene encoding phosphonoacetaldehyde hydrolase, with the protein MRYQHPDHLQAVILDWAGTVVDFGSFAPTRIFVEAFAEFDVQISLAEARGPMGMGKWDHIRTLCDQPAVAERFQTRFGRLPSDADVTAIYERFMPLQIAKVGEHSAPIPGALDAVATLRGRGLKIGSCSGYPKVVMQQVVELAAASGYCPDHVVATDEVPKGRPSPAQALANVIALGLDDVAACVKVDDTEPGIIEGRGAGMWTVALRFSGNFLGLTWEQYQALPGERLETERQRIDALFAASQPHYLIDTLADLPPVIDAINARLARGESPQGC; encoded by the coding sequence ATGCGCTACCAGCACCCCGATCATCTGCAGGCCGTTATCCTCGACTGGGCGGGTACCGTGGTCGATTTCGGCTCCTTCGCCCCTACCCGCATCTTCGTCGAGGCGTTCGCCGAGTTCGACGTACAGATCAGCCTCGCTGAAGCTCGCGGCCCCATGGGCATGGGCAAGTGGGATCACATCCGTACCCTGTGCGACCAGCCCGCTGTGGCTGAGCGCTTCCAGACGCGTTTCGGGCGCCTGCCGAGCGATGCCGACGTGACCGCCATCTACGAGCGATTCATGCCTCTGCAGATCGCCAAGGTCGGTGAGCATTCCGCGCCGATTCCCGGTGCTCTGGACGCTGTGGCGACCCTGCGTGGACGGGGCCTGAAGATCGGCAGCTGTTCAGGCTACCCGAAGGTCGTCATGCAGCAGGTCGTCGAACTGGCAGCGGCCTCTGGTTATTGCCCGGACCATGTCGTGGCTACCGATGAAGTGCCTAAGGGCCGCCCGAGCCCTGCTCAGGCACTGGCCAACGTGATCGCTCTGGGGCTCGACGACGTGGCCGCCTGCGTCAAGGTCGATGACACCGAGCCCGGCATTATCGAGGGCCGTGGGGCCGGCATGTGGACGGTGGCACTGCGCTTTTCAGGCAACTTTCTGGGCCTGACCTGGGAGCAATACCAGGCGCTGCCCGGCGAGCGCCTGGAGACCGAGCGTCAGCGTATCGATGCGTTGTTCGCCGCTAGCCAACCCCATTACCTGATCGACACCCTGGCCGATCTGCCGCCGGTCATCGATGCCATCAACGCGCGTCTGGCTCGCGGCGAAAGCCCGCAAGGCTGCTGA
- a CDS encoding GlxA family transcriptional regulator, with translation MPNRRSFSELLQGQNLRFIRDKSLTLQKANVGFLLLEHFSLPAFTQALDILVTANLISANVFATRTFSLNGEAVVSDLGITICPSAELNVSHLAGLDLLVVCGGLRTNLRPISVLKQLLHTASEKQIALAGLWSGAWFLGQAGLLDGYKCAIHPEHRSALAEIAKNSQVTSESFMVDRDRLTAASPTGAFNMVLEWINKLHGRDLVEGIVDILAFEESRFRRVRPALHAKMSEPLRNVISLMSANVEEPLSAEQLAQYSGRSRRQIERLFQQQLGTTPVRYYLELRITEGRRLLQYSDLPILDVSVACGFASPSHFSKCYAAYFGNSPSKEVRHGNVRSRK, from the coding sequence ATGCCGAACAGACGAAGCTTCAGTGAGCTGCTACAGGGGCAAAACCTTCGGTTTATACGTGATAAGAGCCTCACCCTACAAAAAGCTAATGTCGGTTTTTTGCTTCTGGAGCACTTCTCCCTGCCTGCCTTCACTCAGGCACTGGATATCCTGGTAACGGCCAACCTGATCAGCGCTAACGTATTCGCGACTCGAACATTCAGCCTGAACGGGGAAGCGGTAGTCAGTGATCTAGGCATCACCATCTGTCCAAGTGCTGAACTGAACGTGAGCCACCTTGCTGGACTCGACCTGCTGGTGGTCTGCGGCGGATTGCGTACCAACTTGCGCCCGATTTCTGTTCTGAAACAACTTCTCCACACTGCGAGTGAAAAGCAAATCGCCTTGGCAGGCCTGTGGAGCGGCGCTTGGTTTCTAGGACAAGCAGGACTGCTTGACGGCTATAAATGTGCGATCCACCCAGAACATCGATCTGCCCTGGCGGAGATCGCTAAGAACAGCCAAGTCACCTCGGAAAGCTTCATGGTCGATCGCGACAGGTTGACGGCCGCTAGCCCTACCGGTGCGTTCAACATGGTGCTGGAGTGGATCAACAAACTCCATGGCCGCGATCTGGTTGAAGGGATCGTAGATATCCTGGCTTTCGAAGAGTCTCGGTTTAGGCGCGTCCGTCCGGCTCTGCACGCCAAAATGAGCGAACCGCTGCGTAATGTGATCAGTTTGATGAGCGCGAATGTCGAAGAGCCCCTGAGTGCCGAGCAATTAGCCCAATATTCTGGCCGTTCTCGGCGGCAGATCGAGCGGCTCTTCCAGCAGCAACTTGGTACCACACCGGTACGTTACTATCTGGAGCTTCGTATCACCGAAGGTCGACGCCTGCTCCAGTACTCCGACTTACCTATCTTAGATGTCAGCGTCGCCTGCGGTTTCGCCTCGCCAAGCCATTTCAGTAAATGCTACGCCGCCTACTTCGGTAACTCGCCCTCGAAAGAGGTACGGCACGGTAACGTGAGATCACGTAAATAG